A section of the Metabacillus endolithicus genome encodes:
- a CDS encoding 5'-nucleotidase C-terminal domain-containing protein, translating into MKKTKKVSQVVATSAIVTAAFVAAGPQAEAATNVQSVVAEAHVSANKLVKFYDVRNQQNVAISTDFSIAYAKASEDIKKAEKAVQQLKDGSEKKNLIAQLDVAKDKLLKAARIIDAIKTGQDLQALQETLNGLVEADTLNTELVDAYHALSLQMSKAERVFSKVYGEGNRQVIRDAFLVDAKIAKETVIYEVSMHTLQNQIDQLLVDNKIDEAKAAYEKLNRLETRAVKIKEAGNKLHPGKYPNLPEMAQKAKERKDKIKEKLPFELSLMHTNDTHAHIENIAKFVTAVNEVRAENPEALLLNAGDVFSGTLYFNEFKGQADLEFMNLVKYDLMTFGNHEFDLGSSPEGHKALADFVKGAEFPFVSTNVDFSADENMKDLFHDEITEEPANGQAYSGVIKEVNGEKVGFFGLTTEETADISSPGSVVFEDYIAEAEKAVAAFEAQGINKIIAITHIGYDDNVEYDNDLELAKMVDGIDIIVGGHSHTKLDTGTVVNKDEAGVEKDPTLIVQASQYGEYLGTVDVEFNNEGIITNEAAQLIKVADKEENAEAAELLKKYSDQIATIRDTSTGATAAKELSNPRTTAEDPTAPSVRNSETELGNLITDGMLAKAKQFKPNTVIAMQNSGGIRASIDAGEITLGDVLTVLPFGNTLATMNLTGAEILTALEHSVGQAPNESGGFLHVSGMKFTYDSSKPKGERIVTVEVEETEGNFVQLDPAKEYAIATNAFTAKGGDGYTVFADAYAAGRVTDLGLSDWENLRDYVANLVTVEPVIEGRITDVAE; encoded by the coding sequence ATGAAAAAAACAAAAAAAGTATCACAAGTAGTAGCTACTTCAGCAATTGTCACAGCAGCTTTTGTCGCGGCAGGTCCACAGGCGGAGGCAGCAACAAACGTTCAAAGCGTTGTCGCAGAGGCGCATGTTTCAGCGAATAAGCTAGTAAAGTTTTATGATGTGAGAAATCAACAAAACGTTGCGATATCAACGGACTTTTCTATAGCATATGCAAAAGCAAGTGAAGATATTAAAAAAGCTGAAAAAGCGGTGCAGCAACTAAAAGATGGTTCAGAAAAGAAAAATCTAATAGCGCAGCTTGATGTAGCCAAAGATAAATTGTTAAAAGCAGCTAGAATCATTGATGCAATTAAAACTGGACAAGATCTACAAGCATTACAAGAGACGTTAAACGGACTTGTTGAAGCTGATACATTAAATACAGAGCTTGTTGACGCGTATCATGCATTATCCTTACAAATGAGCAAAGCGGAAAGAGTATTCAGTAAGGTGTATGGTGAAGGAAATCGACAAGTGATTCGCGACGCATTTTTAGTAGATGCAAAAATTGCAAAAGAAACGGTTATTTACGAAGTTTCTATGCATACCCTACAAAATCAAATCGATCAATTATTAGTAGACAATAAAATAGATGAAGCGAAGGCTGCTTACGAAAAGCTCAATCGCTTAGAAACAAGAGCCGTTAAGATTAAAGAAGCAGGAAATAAATTACACCCAGGTAAGTACCCGAATCTACCTGAAATGGCGCAAAAAGCAAAAGAACGTAAAGACAAGATCAAAGAAAAGCTTCCATTTGAATTATCTCTTATGCATACAAATGATACACATGCACACATCGAAAACATCGCAAAGTTTGTAACAGCTGTGAATGAAGTAAGAGCGGAAAATCCAGAAGCACTTTTACTAAACGCAGGAGATGTTTTCTCTGGAACTCTGTACTTCAATGAATTCAAAGGACAAGCAGACCTTGAATTTATGAATCTAGTAAAATATGATCTTATGACGTTTGGTAACCATGAGTTTGACCTGGGTTCAAGCCCTGAAGGACATAAGGCATTAGCTGATTTTGTGAAAGGTGCCGAGTTCCCATTTGTTAGCACGAACGTTGACTTTTCAGCGGATGAGAACATGAAGGATCTATTTCATGATGAAATTACTGAAGAGCCTGCTAATGGTCAAGCTTATAGTGGTGTTATCAAAGAAGTTAACGGTGAAAAAGTTGGTTTCTTCGGTTTAACTACAGAAGAAACAGCGGATATTTCAAGCCCAGGTAGTGTTGTTTTTGAAGATTACATTGCTGAAGCTGAGAAAGCAGTTGCAGCATTTGAAGCGCAGGGAATTAACAAGATTATTGCGATTACACATATCGGCTATGATGACAATGTAGAATATGATAATGACCTTGAGCTTGCGAAAATGGTAGATGGTATTGACATTATTGTTGGTGGTCATAGTCATACGAAGCTAGACACTGGTACTGTTGTTAACAAAGACGAAGCAGGTGTAGAAAAGGACCCAACTTTAATTGTTCAAGCTAGCCAATACGGTGAATATCTAGGTACTGTAGATGTTGAATTTAATAATGAAGGTATCATTACAAATGAAGCAGCTCAGCTAATTAAAGTAGCTGATAAAGAAGAAAATGCAGAAGCAGCAGAATTGCTGAAGAAATATTCTGATCAAATCGCTACAATCAGAGACACTTCAACAGGTGCAACAGCAGCAAAAGAACTATCAAATCCACGGACAACAGCTGAAGATCCAACAGCACCAAGTGTACGTAACAGTGAGACAGAATTAGGTAACTTGATCACAGATGGTATGCTAGCTAAAGCGAAACAATTTAAGCCAAATACAGTCATTGCGATGCAAAATAGTGGCGGAATTCGTGCTTCTATTGATGCGGGTGAAATTACGTTAGGTGATGTGTTAACCGTATTACCATTTGGAAACACACTAGCAACAATGAACCTAACTGGAGCGGAAATCTTAACTGCCCTTGAACACAGCGTAGGACAAGCACCAAACGAAAGCGGTGGATTCTTACATGTTTCAGGCATGAAATTCACATATGATAGCAGCAAGCCAAAAGGTGAGCGTATCGTAACAGTAGAAGTAGAAGAAACGGAAGGTAACTTCGTTCAACTTGATCCAGCAAAAGAATACGCAATCGCAACAAATGCCTTCACAGCAAAAGGTGGAGACGGCTATACAGTCTTCGCTGATGCATACGCTGCAGGACGCGTAACAGACTTAGGTTTATCTGATTGGGAGAACTTAAGAGATTATGTGGCGAATCTTGTGACGGTTGAACCGGTGATTGAAGGTCGTATTACGGATGTAGCTGAATAA